The nucleotide window tctgttggacatggttcctattgtaatttactcgtgatatcccaagggagcttttagagttttgcgtcacacgccattcagcgtgagtgtgattaccatttcccttcgagggaaggttataatggcgactcttcgaaagtcgatccaaaaagccaccctgcgagggtagattgcaatgatggtacgacccgcaacatgcatgattggtaccctgcgagggtccgtgataatgagccgacccctgcggggggtggctagtatacttactggtccctgctttgtaatgatgctgcgactcgcaaaatgcaagattggtaccctgcgcgggtccgtgataatgaaacgacccctgtggggggtggctagtatacttactggtccccactttgtaatgatgctgcgtctcgcaacatgcaagattggtaccctgcgcgggtccgtgaaaatgagccaacccctgtggggggtggctaacatacttactggcagtcctaggcggagcgtaccaagtctttcaaggccgaaaagcatcacacgccgagataatgagccgacccctacggggggtggctaacagacttactggcagtccgaggggagcgtaccaagtctttcaaggccgaaaagcatcacacgccgagataatgagccgacccctacggggggtggctaacagacttactggcagtccgaggggagcgcaccaagtctttcaaggccgaaaaccatcacacgccgtgataatgagccgacccccatgggaggtggctaacagacttactggtagtccgaggggagcgtaccaagtctttcaaggccgaaaagctttcttgacaccatcagccctcttcaagtgcggtagtgatcagtccgaactaaggagatgctggttggaccgcacctcacaccattcttttttgtcaaaccgttgaacgccttgcaggattgaactatggccacaggtgccttaggaacttcgggcttgctttcttttccatagtcacgtgcacgggctgtggtagctttattatttaccgcatctgtatttgctttataagtcactcattctgaaaacaaattactgaaaaaaaagtacacggaagaaactcgtgacaaaaaaggggtagatgtacaaaatattaacacttgatttcgcaaaatcgaatatcgaacggtaaaaccgttaacaaattgtataaaatattataaactcacctgtgttctgcgagagcactgagtttatttttcaacgaaatactacagcggttggttagacaaccttctcgggcggaaaacaagacgccaatgacgaactgtggccgccgagaacactcgtcgcctcctgcctggtggggagtgaaactggtcggtgtgcgagagagatgcaagatatggggtagaaaaggacggagataaaagcggaaaacacgtaggtgcctatctcaaactagtaagcttcaaataacggtcaagaatttaataaagtattatgatgccatattacgttatgtgtccggcttgcaatgcatgcgtgagtgtcagtatgacgagtgacaggggaaaatggaagaaaatgacatattgcgccgaccccaagtaaaattgggaacagggcaggagaaagaagaagaagaatgtgtttctcaatacactccctcgaaaacacgctcttatcgcactgtttagaggcatgcaatagacaattttccaccctagtgcaggaaaagggtccccataatgttataactcttattgtatcaggccgaacttatttttttggagttagtttacttaaacagggtagcaagatgtaaaaactttgattttcattttatattaaaacgctggtataattttgatgatcatttactacttttggtgatcatttactacttttgggataaaaatgatttatttggactcattatGCTTAAAtatttggttataatcttactttaaaatggtggtataattttggtgatcatttactatttttggcttacacatgatttattttggagtaatttcacttaaataggatagcaaagtgttaaaactttggtgatagttttacattaaaatgcgagtttcattttggtgatcatttactatttttgtctgctatttgttactatatctggtgatcagttaaacataagcccttAAAAAACTGTAGGCAATTATTatgattttgattattataCTTCGACTAATAATAGATTAATTCAACAGTTAAAAAACCGGGTCCTCCAACCACTGTTATAATAAATTGGTCTTAAAAACCATTTCCAATTCAAATGAAGTGTAAAAAGATGTATAAGTAATACAAATTAACAACGCTTATTTATTTCAGGTCTCTAGTGTAGATAACCAATAACTAAATGAAGGAAAGAAACTTCAAAATGGGGTACATCACTAAAGGAAATGACGAGCCAATAACAACTGCTGTTAAAAGtaagatatatttcaataaCTAAAACCCAAGTTCATCGACAGCATAAACGTTAGTTTTCCTTAGAAATTTTCGCgtattaattttcaaagtaaacagttgcttTAAGAAAATTAAGCGTTTGTGTCGTCGGTGATTGTGgacctaattattattataatccaATAATAAATCAGCTTCAATAACTCTGAAAAACATGATACAAGTGAAATGAAAATgctttataagtttttttttggtgttttcAGTAAAGCTCGTGGTATGTTTGGTGCTCGGAACGCTATTCCTGTCTTCAGTTATACTGAGCATCATCGTAGACCCCTTAcgattactatttatttatgtaagtattccTAAATATAAGGTCCAtataacttaatattaatttaattctttattttcatttttataaaagcGTCGGTGGTTTAGTTTAGCAATCACATAGCTCAACCGCTGTACACGGGTTCGATACCCAGGCCGGACCTCGAAACTCGGTAACAGTCGTTActattccacgtcagaggctgtcatttaagaaaactgacactAAAGCTTGtaaggtgattaaacctgcagctcaccagataagaagaagaagacattgtattcaaagtcaaaaacgtttattgaaactaggtTAGTTTTTAGCACCTTCTTACGTCATCATTAAAAAGAGGACAGCACCTCCATAACAACcctcttcaccacttcttagtGTTATGGCCgggaagaagaagcggtgaagaacaaacttcccataTTATGTATTTCACATGAATTACGTGGATATTTATGCCAGTCGCCCTGATCCTGATCATGTTATTCTTCCAGTCTGCTCGAGTAGACTACGGCACAGCAGTCCACGAAGCCATGAGTCAGGAGGTGGACAGCCTGCACCTGTCGGCCTACATCTTCAACATCACCAATGCTGAGCAGTTCCTCAGCGGAGAGGATGATAAGCTGAAGGTCGAGGAAATTGGGCCTTTTACTTATCAGTAAGTTATATTCCTATATCCTTCTTACTAGATATAGATTCACTCGGGTAACTAGAAATAAACTACTTACGTACTCTGATGAAAAGTATTTGGACTATCTAAGACTGACAGAATTTTccaatcgattcagtagttatTGAGATAAGTAAGCTCGTTTGAACAACAaaagtctttatttttataatctactaCCTTcacgtggtttcacccgtgtcccttgagaaataggtaggtactgcccatatcgggataaaacatagcctttTTTTCAGCGCAGTTAATGTAGCATCCTaacagtgtaataatttttcaaatcgcgcGGATTTTTTtcaatctaaatatataaaactcaaaggtgactgactgactgactgactgacatagtgatctatcaacgcacagctgaaaccactggacggatcgggctgaaatttggcatgcaggtagatgttatgacgtaggcatccgctaagaaaggattttgatcaattctacccccaaggggataaaataggggatgaaagattgtatgaaactttgtcaattttaaaccgatcggactgagactttgcatgcataaagctactatggcgtaggcaactcttaagaaaggattttgataaattccatccctaaggggataaaataggggatgaaagtttgtatacatcttcttagattttatgaagaagtcctgatgacgaatcagaattttatgatgacgttcgcttaaatacgattttgattaattcaacccccattcaacccccacgggtgataaaataagggatgatgaaggatgtaaaatgtattagtttgaaCCTATCAGTACGTAATGGAAAAGGTCTATACTTCGATTGACACTGTAGTTAATACGGATGATGCTACTAATTACCCTgtagaatttttaaattcattgaaaCCGCCAGGTTTGCCTTATCATAAGCTTATTCTGCGCGTGGGTACTCCAATTATGTTGTTGCGAAATTTAAAACCACCAAAACTTTGTAACGGTACGAGACTGCAAGTGAAAGCGTTGCATCGCAATATAGTGGAAGCCGCTATATTAACTGGGTGTGCAACAGGGGAAACTGTATTTATACCACGAATCCCATTAATACCTAACGATATCCCGTTCGAATTTAAACGATTAAAGTTTCCCCTAAAAGTCTGCTTTGCCATGACAATAAATAAGTCTCAGGGGCAAACTCTCAAATTTGCGGGTATTGACTTGAGAGAACATTGCTTCTCTCATGGACAGTTTTATGTTGCTTGCTCACGAGTAAGTTCACCCAATAACTTAATAGTTTTAGCGCCTAATGACAGATTAGTAAAGAACATTGTGTACAAAGAAGTTTTGTAGGCCCTAATTTTTTACACACGCTAAACAAAAGTAAAGCCGCAAAAaccatacctacctaattaataataatacttcttaacgcgagcgaagccgcgggcaaaagctagtaacaatatcaaataatcaattcaaaaaaacaaacaatcaaatctttcctttttatattttagcaaGTACTATGATTAGTACCTATGTAGACAAATTAATCAGCGGTggaaaacttttattttgttctgtGCAACAGACAAAAACAACGTCTTACGTAGATACTGTTCTATCTCTATTACAAATCACTTTTAATCATGTCTTACCTATTCAAACGCGAAATAAACTAGATTATTAAGCTGCTTTGAATCATAATAAGTTGATAAACCTACATTAGATAATCGAGCGACCAGTCGATCGATTAACTTAACGCCAATTAAGTATTGACTAATTAATCTGGCTTCTAGTTCACCTAGGTTAGGACTTAGGACAACTAAATCTGTCTTCATGCTAATATGACTTAATTACGTACTTGGAATTAATACCATTTTATTAATGGCATGGTATGTTGTTTATTTAGATCgtaacattaattttacttttattcatcctccgagccttttcccaatcatgttggggtcggcttccagtctaaccggattcagctaagtatcagtgctttacaagaagcgactgcctatctgacctcctcaacccagttacccgggcaacccgataccccttggttagactggtgtcagacttactggcttctgactacccgttacgactgccaaggatgttcaatgacagccgggacctacagtttaacgtgtcatccgaaacacagccaatggtgtctaagatatacttagaaagtacatacaaactaagaaaagttgcattggtacttgcctgacccgggatcgaacccgcgccctcatacttgaggttggtcctttacccactaggccaccacgacttctattTTATTGATGAGATGTATTTCACATTTTCGCCTGCgtctagagcagtggttcttaacctttttgtcatgagggaccacttgaccaaaagtttgtcttgccggggaccaccccattgaTTTGTCTAAATGGAGGGTTccttgataaagaatacaagctcactttataattagcactcatttctttattatttaacaaaaaaaagtaaaagctacagattttaatttaatgagatttttgtgactgcattgtTTTTACTAACTTCTGAATTCTTGGATCAGTACTGCttacaaatgcgcgagcgaagcgagcgcgaattttttttcggactcgtacggacgtaaaatgtatcccaaacgtactaAACTTTTTgcttgttgacaaatgcaaaaacaaggcCATATAGctgctgaatacgcgagcgaagcgagcggaaaattttattttttaagactcagtaccaaaactacgtaaaatgtagcccaaacgtacttgactttttgtttgttgtcaaatgcaaaaacgagggcatatagtttctgaatacgcgagcgaagcgagcgggaaattttaattattttataagactcagaaccaaaattacgtaaaagggctacctttcaaaccttattttttttctgttggtcaagtaagatggatagcaacgtcgcgaagcaaagcttcgcggaccacttggaatgcctccagggaccactagtggtccgcggaccaccggttaagaaccactggtctagagGAACTTCCACCCTTAAGAGGACgcattggaaattttggcgccaatgatctaaatttttctcagtaaatacaaaacggatcaaaatacaacttggttacctgaaagttcatgataaaaaccttattttgttttagtttttagttttcaaaacaagattaggtaacttttttaACAGagaacctctttttaaaaagagattcacatattatgggcaaacgggaccgatttgaGCCTGTATGGATGGATGGAATGGAttctttttactttaaaaacaaaattgtaccCGATAGGCCAAGCTTCTTTATCTTTTAGGAAATATATTTCTTATGtttggaaataaaaagattttgctTATCTATAATTCCAAGGATGAGTTGATAACTTGTAATTATCTTAAGTATATTTCCACGCGTATTTTTGGCAATagcaaaatatttcattcattaggcagtttttttatttatataattgacATGTTTCAGAGAGAATCGTACGAATGAAGACTTCGAGATAGACCTGGAAGCTGGTGTGATGAGGTACACTCCTCGACATAAGGtcaccttcctccctgaggagtCTGTGGGCAGACCTGAGGATATTATGGTCACCGTGCCGAATGTTGCTATGCTGGTGAGATTCCTTGTACTTCAAGCTTAGATGtgaaagaataaaatattagaatagaaacattttttttgagtGAACCACTTCCTGAGCTATATCTATTAGATACTGCCCTTCAGCAGTGGCGGCCATTTTTTGGTTTGGTATCCAGTGTCAATGCTCGTAGATTTCCTCCTCCATCCATTCTTGTAGATCTGATTTACTCTGAAGATATTATAACTTGAcaagcaataaatattttgaatttgagGTCTAAAAAATAATCCTACATTCATCGATTTCCAGAGCATGGGTTCCATGGTGTCCACGTACGGGTATTTCGCGCGCATGGGTTTCAACATGTTGACCTCCCAGCTGGACAGCAAGCCAACTATCCAGATATCTGCCCAGGACTACCTGTGGGGTTACGAGGAACCACTTATCAATTTGGGTAACACCGTGCTCCCTGGGTGGATTAACTTCGATAAAATGGGCGTTTTGGATAGGGTGAGTAGCACGCTCTCATATTTCCATACACTTTACATAGTTTTTGCTCTAATCAAGATTGACTCAATAAAAGTATGCAAAGACATCAAAGAATAAAACATGCAAGAACTATTATAGCTTGTACTTAGAAATAGCCTTACTTTTCAAAACGTAACCAACAAGAAGATGCTCTAATCTTATTACGTTGAAacagttatttctttattttacgcTGAATATCGTTAATTctctgaaagaggacatgaacaAGAAAGGAAAAGACTATGAAAAGTAACAAAAAGGAATGGAAGTGTAACACACATTGGGCCGACCTCAATTAAATTGGGAAAAGGATAGGAAAAATAATCCTGTAACGTTGAAAATACTACGACAGAATCTAATAtcttaatttaatgttttcagCTGTACGATGAAACTACTCCATTCCGTGTGGAAGTGAGCGCCACCGACGAAGACAAGTTTATGATCAAGACTATCGACGGCATCGGCGGACTGTCAGCCTGGGGATATCCTGAAACAAGGTACGCTATTCATGACAATTCTTACTTGATATATTTATcataatagtttgtttgtttccaTTTCACTGAAATTGGTGAAAAGATTGAAACCTACAGACTTGGAGAcaatgatatattatttttaatctgaaTACACCAACTATTTTGCGAGATGCGAGTGCAATCGCGAGAGATAGTTAGTCACTCAGTAAACAAATGACAAAAGCAGTAATCGCATAGAATTGGTCAAAGATGC belongs to Helicoverpa zea isolate HzStark_Cry1AcR chromosome 11, ilHelZeax1.1, whole genome shotgun sequence and includes:
- the LOC124634459 gene encoding scavenger receptor class B member 1-like, which codes for MKERNFKMGYITKGNDEPITTAVKIKLVVCLVLGTLFLSSVILSIIVDPLRLLFIYSARVDYGTAVHEAMSQEVDSLHLSAYIFNITNAEQFLSGEDDKLKVEEIGPFTYQENRTNEDFEIDLEAGVMRYTPRHKVTFLPEESVGRPEDIMVTVPNVAMLSMGSMVSTYGYFARMGFNMLTSQLDSKPTIQISAQDYLWGYEEPLINLGNTVLPGWINFDKMGVLDRLYDETTPFRVEVSATDEDKFMIKTIDGIGGLSAWGYPETSSNCNSFNGSFEGIGYPPDMSPDRPLKIYRNVLCRFMELEYQGQKTMDFGIEGMTYKFSNRSFSQIEENECLCSKGVCFEGVTDMSSCMYGLPLVLSNAHFLDASPSLYDRIEGLTPNEEDHGSSLIVEPLFGMVMATKFSVQVSVMMRDVEFNSKLSSFSDMLVPIINVKIVQPKLQEKQISTLRMVHIYIPYIFLGFQIVLVIAGALLVSYSSKQLYWNCVPSRRKGISYSADPKDVKEVFVVEPLMNR